In Megalobrama amblycephala isolate DHTTF-2021 linkage group LG10, ASM1881202v1, whole genome shotgun sequence, one DNA window encodes the following:
- the cst3 gene encoding cystatin C (amyloid angiopathy and cerebral hemorrhage), with product MYLKMIVPFLAVILAVASAGLVGGPVDADMSEEGAQSALQFAMAQYNRQSNDAFVSQVSEVIKVQKQVVSGLKYIFTVKVGRTSCRKDGVETLCAIHEDPTVARVTTCKIEVWSQPWLKSIKVLKNTCM from the exons ATGTATCTTAAGATGATTGTGCCGTTTTTGGCGGTGATTTTGGCCGTGGCGAGCGCTGGGCTGGTTGGAGGTCCTGTGGATGCAGACATGAGCGAGGAAGGAGCTCAAAGTGCGTTACAGTTCGCGATGGCCCAGTACAACAGACAAAGCAATGATGCGTTTGTGAGTCAGGTTTCCGAAGTCATCAAGGTTCAAAAACAA GTTGTCTCTGGCCTGAAATACATCTTCACTGTGAAAGTGGGCAGAACCTCCTGCAGAAAGGATGGAGTTGAAACCCTCTGTGCCATTCATGAGGACCCCACTGTTGCACGG GTCACTACGTGCAAAATAGAGGTCTGGAGCCAGCCATGGCTGAAATCAATTAAAGTCctgaaaaacacctgcatgtag